From one bacterium genomic stretch:
- a CDS encoding DUF72 domain-containing protein, which produces MLDAGQLSALLSQFPWSFRFSPVNIDYIRTMRDRLPPVPLVIEFRHSSWLRDETYDLFRQEQLVYCCVDEPKLKNLLPPQDITTSDSIGYVRLHGRNAEHWWEGAALRYDYSYSDEELNDWAERLKHMSRNARKIFVLFNNCHLGQAAKNALALMLLMGEE; this is translated from the coding sequence CTGCTCGACGCCGGCCAGCTCTCTGCCCTGTTGTCGCAGTTCCCCTGGTCGTTCCGATTCTCGCCCGTGAATATCGACTACATCAGAACGATGCGGGACAGACTCCCGCCAGTTCCGCTCGTAATTGAGTTCAGGCACTCAAGCTGGCTGCGCGACGAGACCTACGACTTGTTCCGGCAAGAGCAGCTGGTCTATTGCTGCGTCGATGAGCCGAAGTTAAAAAACCTTCTGCCGCCGCAGGACATTACCACCTCCGACAGCATCGGTTACGTGCGCCTCCACGGGCGCAACGCCGAGCACTGGTGGGAGGGAGCTGCGCTGCGATACGACTACTCCTACAGCGACGAGGAGCTCAACGACTGGGCCGAGCGCCTCAAGCACATGTCCCGAAACGCGCGCAAGATATTCGTCCTGTTCAACAACTGCCACCTCGGCCAGGCCGCCAAGAACGCGCTCGCGCTGATGCTGCTGATGGGGGAGGAGTGA